A stretch of DNA from Candida dubliniensis CD36 chromosome 6, complete sequence:
CTTAGTCTTTAATGTCAAAATTAGTTTGTTCTAGTCATTAGAGGGTTTTTGTTCTACGGAAGGGATGGcctattctttttctttctttcttttgtaCTTacaaactaaactaaaactaaCAGTGCTAAGAATATCGTTAGAagtttctctttttttctatttagactaattattattatagaTTGGAGAGCTTTGTACAGCAATTTCATATATAGTAcatgaataaataataataaacattCCTTCGCTAGAACTTGATTTTTTAGTTCTTTCCATTATTGTATgtggtttttgtttttgttcacttctttcttttttcatttcttccCTTAAGTccgaaagaaaaaaaagccaacaaaatattttcacTCCACATTCTAATTGTTCAAGTAATTTTTTATGATTGTAAAATTCACTGCAAATAGGGTCTATAATTGAAAAGAGCATGAGTTATCATTCTTCAAATCCACAACCCGGTTAGAAAActatttgttgaattaataTAACCCTGGGCAACTTTTAATTGGCTCATTGCTCGTAGATTCTATGGAAGAAGAttccaaataaaaaattatcaccaAACCAGAAGTATATTTAGTCCAAGGAGaatgataatataattaCCACAAAGCCGAATTTCCTTTCAACAGCATAACGACTAATgtctaataattttatttttcatcatttctttttttataaagTTGCTGCAACTAAATGAAAGGACAAACACATGAAGTATCACTacatcgtcatcatcatgcCTATACGGGTATTTCAGAGTTCTTGATTTGCAAAGTATAATAGGAGGCCCCAAAAAGTAagacaaaaagaaataactGAAAACATGGGTTTTGCATCATATCTTTGAATCCGCCTCAAATCTACATCGAAAGTGTTAAGTCATTGGAATTTTCTCATAAAGATTGACATCAAATTTACGATGCATTGCAAATCATCTTGGAGATATAGATGGTAGAATTTTCAACTCAGGTAGCTAATTGTCAAACTTTTAATATTAGCATTGTCAATTGTACCACCATTTAAGGAAATGATATGGCTAGTATTGACTTTGATTTGTAATaagatgaagaaagaaaaaagtaCAACGTCATTGTGACTTGCATTTTTCGTTTCAACTTGCGTTTTGTAAACCCTCCGCCGGAAATTTTAGGTATTGAAAGCATGATCTAAATTTTGGATATACACATCATCCAGTATTGAAATATGAAGATGAGAATAAACCATGCATACCGAAATTTTAATGTGTGTTTGTATACTTCCGAAATTCGAAGGGGTGATTTTATCATCTTGAATACAAAATGGACTATGAACTTTGCTGTTTATTGccaattgcaaaaaaaaaagggaatgGAAAGAGATGCTTTTGTTAAaacttcatcaatttctatAAAAGAGGCTcttccccccccctcccTCTCAATTGAGATGTAatgatttttcatttctagTTTCACTTCATCAGAATTGTTATACAACCAAACAACTGCTAACACTAGATGcttcaacaatttatattgttattCGTATATTTGTCGGTTGCGACTGCAAAGACAATCACTGGTGTTTTTAACAGTTTCGACTCATTGACTTGGTCCAATGCTGCTAATTACGCTTTTAAGGGTCCCGGATACCCAACTTGGAATGCTGTCTTAGGTTGGTCTTTAGACGGCACTACTGCAGATCCAGGAGACACATTTACATTGATCATGCCTTGTGTGTTCAAATTCATAACTACCCAAACATCTGTTGATTTGACCGCCAATGGTGTTAAATATGCTACATGTCTGTTTTATTCGGGTGAAGAATTCACaactttttcatcattaacaTGTACTGTTAACAGTGCTTTAACCTCATCTGTTAAGGCTTTTGGTACCGTTACTTTACCCATCTCATTCAATGTAGGTGGAACGGGATCGTCAGTTGATTTAGAAGACTCCAAATGCTTCACTGCTGGTACCAACACCGTCACTTTTACCGACGGCGACAACAAAGTCTCAACTActgttgattttgaaaaatcaacaGTTGATTCAACTGGATATTTGACTTCCTCCAGACTTATGCCAAGTCTCAATAAAGTCACATCTCTTTTTGTAGCACCACAATGTGCAAGAGGTTATACATCTGGTACAATTGGATTTTCGAGTAGTAATGGTGGTGTTTCTTTTGACTGTTCAAATGTTCATGTTGGAATTACAAATGGTGTGAATGATTGGAATTTTCCAGTGTCATCAGAATCATTTAGTTACACTAAAACTTGTTCGTCTACAGGTATTACAATCACATACAGAAATGTTCCTGCTGGTTATCGTCCATTTATCGACGCTTACATTACTGCTTCGGATGTTAACCTGTATACCTTGTCATATACCAATGATTATACTTGTGTTGGTGGTAGCGTGCAACATAAACCATTTACTTTAAGATGGTCTGGATACAAAAATGGGGAAGCCGGGTCTAACGGTATTGTCATTGTTGCTACAACAAGAACAGTTACAGATAGTACTACTGCTGTAACTACTTTACCATTCAATTCCGATGTTGacaaaactaaaacaattgaaattttgcAACCTATTCCAACAACTACCATCACAACATCATACGTTGGTGTGACTACTTCTTACCTGACCAAAACTGCACCAATTGGAGAAACTGCTACTGTTATCGTTGATGTTCCATATCACACTACCACAACTGTTACTAGTGAATGGACAGGAACAatcactactactacaacaCAGACCAATCCTACAGACTCAATAGATACAGTCGTTGTGCAAGTTCCACTGCCAAACCCAACAGTCTCCACTACTGAATACTGGTCTCAGTCGtttgctactactactactgttACTGCCCCTCCAGGTGGTACCGATACTGTGATTATTAGAGAACCACCAAACCATACTGTAACTACTACTGAATATTGGTCACAATCTTATGCAACAACCACTACTGTTACTGCCCCTCCAGGTGGTACCGATACTGTGATTATTAGAGAGCCACCAAACCATACTGTAACTACTACTGAATATTGGTCACAATCTTATGCAACAACCACTACTGTTACTGCCCCTCCAGGTGGTACTGACACTGTTATCATTAGAGAACCACCAAACCCAACTGTCACTACCACTGAATACTGGTCTCAGTCGtttgctactactaccactgTTACTGCCCCTCCAGGTGGTACAGATACTGTTATCATTAGAGAACCACCAAACCATACTGTAACTACCACTGAATACTGGTCACAATCTTATGCAACAACCACTACTGTTACTGCCCCTCCAGGTGGTACTGACACTGTTATCATTAGAGAACCACCAAACCATACTGTAACTACTACTGAATATTGGTCACAATCTTATGCAACAACCGCTACTGTTACTGCCCCTCCAGGTGGTACTGACACTGTGATCATTAGAGAACCACCAAACCATACTGTAACTACTACTGAATATTGGTCACAATCTTATGCAACAACCGCTACTGTTACTGCCCCTCCAGGTGGTACTGACACTGTGATTATTAGAGAGCCACCAAACCATACTGTAACTACTACTGAATATTGGTCACAATCTTATGCAACAACCGCTACTGTTACTGCCCCTCCAGGTGGTACTGACACTGTGATTATTAGAGAGCCACCAAACCATACTGTAACTACAACTGAATATTGGTCACAATCTTATGCAACAACCGCTACTGTTACTGCCCCTCCAGGTGGTACTGACACTGTGATTATTAGAGAACCTCCAAACCATACTGTAACTACTACTGAATACTGGTCTCAATCCTATGCCACAACCACTACTGTTACTGCCCCTCCAGGTGGTACTGACACTGTGATTATTAGAGAGCCACCAAACCATACTGTAACTACTACTGAATACTGGTCTCAGTCGtttgctactactaccactgTTACTGCCCCTCCAGGTGGTACTGATACTGTAATTATTTATGAATCCATGTCGAGTTCAAAGATTTCTATCTCCTCGGATGAAATAAGCAGTATCATTCCATCATTCTCGCGTCCTCATTACGTCAACAGTACAACAATTGAGTCTTCCTCTGTCAATATTCCTACTTCCactgataatgataatgtgTTGTTATCATCCACAACTTTGTTTATTGAATCAAGAACAACTACAGAAATGATTTGTAGCGATGACAAAGGATGTTCTGAACTGTCTAGTTCTTCTGGTATTGTTACAAATCCGGATGATAGTGAATCATCAATGGTAATTAATACTGTACATTCCACAACCACGGTGTCTGATTTACATTCTTCCACTGGTGGTATTAGTGCTACATCATCTGAGAATTCTTCAGAGTCAGGAgtatcaatttcaacagATTCttctattactactactcaTACTAGTCCAAACCCATTATCTACTTCAATGACATCATTGACTCAAATGTCTACAAATCCAAGTGTCTTAGTTAGTGAAAGTAAGGTTACATTTACAAGTGACGGAGACAACCAAAGCGGCTCCCATGGATCACAGTCTACTTACTTGAAATCAAGTATGGGCGTAAATTCTGGATCTACTACTTCAACTGAAATCGAAATTGTAACAACAAGTTCCACAAGCATTTTACCACCTGTTGCTCCTTCTAGTACTGTTTTAACTACTGAATCTACAAATACTATAGAACAACCTACCAGATCACCAACGATTTCAAACACAATCAATGAACTGATTTCTACTTCACAACCTATTGGCGGAAATGGTAACAATACTTCATTAACCAGTTCAGTTCCAACTGTGACAACAGATGCTTCAGCAACTGCAAATGGAGAAGACAACCGAACTGGTTCTCATGGATCATCATCCACTCATTTGAAATCAAGTATGGGTGAAAATTCTGAATCTACCACTTACACTGAAATTGAAGTTACTACAAGCAGTCCAACAGAATCCTCATCACCTATCGCTCCTTCTAGTACTGACGCAACTACTGAATCTACAAATACTATTGAACAACCTTCAATACTGCTAATTGTTTCAAGCACAATCGATGAACTGAATACTACTTCACAACCTACTCCCGAAAATGGTGGCAACACTTCATCAACTAATTCTGGTCCAGCTTTAACAACAGGTACTTCAGCATCTATGACTATTAATAGTGAAGTTGTTACTAGTGCATCAAACGATCAATCACATTCTAATTTTGCTACCAACGACAACATTATTGTATCTAATACCCCACAAACCACATTGAGTCAACAGGCGATCTCATCCTCACCTTCAACCAATACCTTAATTGTTTCCACATACGATGGTTCTGGTTCTATTATTCAACATTCTGCTTGGTTGTATGGTTTGATCACAGTATTGTCCTTGTTCATTTAGAGACTATATTCTAATCGTTACTTTTTTTGCTTGGTCAAGCTTTCatttattctttcttcgtgttttgttattttatttattcgGTTTACTTCATTAACATGTAAAATGTTTCATTAAGTATCTTTGGTGTTCTGagattaattttttttttttttagtgttgtatatatatatatatattggttTTCATTGAATTTTAGAAATATTACGATTAAAAATTACAATAAGATTCTTGTAGAATATATGTTTGTTTAGTAATATTTAGTTACTCTTTTTAAAAAGGAAGTAATTCTGTC
This window harbors:
- the ALSD2 gene encoding agglutinin-like protein, putative (PCR fragment cloned and sequenced by Hoyer, termed ALSD2: Hoyer et al. (2001) Genetics 157(4):1555-1567;~syntenic with C. albicans ALS1 and ALS5 genes, but displays greater fasta homology to ALS1); translation: MLQQFILLFVYLSVATAKTITGVFNSFDSLTWSNAANYAFKGPGYPTWNAVLGWSLDGTTADPGDTFTLIMPCVFKFITTQTSVDLTANGVKYATCSFYSGEEFTTFSSLTCTVNSALTSSVKAFGTVTLPISFNVGGTGSSVDLEDSKCFTAGTNTVTFTDGDNKVSTTVDFEKSTVDSTGYLTSSRLMPSLNKVTSLFVAPQCARGYTSGTIGFSSSNGGVSFDCSNVHVGITNGVNDWNFPVSSESFSYTKTCSSTGITITYRNVPAGYRPFIDAYITASDVNSYTLSYTNDYTCVGGSVQHKPFTLRWSGYKNGEAGSNGIVIVATTRTVTDSTTAVTTLPFNSDVDKTKTIEILQPIPTTTITTSYVGVTTSYSTKTAPIGETATVIVDVPYHTTTTVTSEWTGTITTTTTQTNPTDSIDTVVVQVPSPNPTVSTTEYWSQSFATTTTVTAPPGGTDTVIIREPPNHTVTTTEYWSQSYATTTTVTAPPGGTDTVIIREPPNHTVTTTEYWSQSYATTTTVTAPPGGTDTVIIREPPNPTVTTTEYWSQSFATTTTVTAPPGGTDTVIIREPPNHTVTTTEYWSQSYATTTTVTAPPGGTDTVIIREPPNHTVTTTEYWSQSYATTATVTAPPGGTDTVIIREPPNHTVTTTEYWSQSYATTATVTAPPGGTDTVIIREPPNHTVTTTEYWSQSYATTATVTAPPGGTDTVIIREPPNHTVTTTEYWSQSYATTATVTAPPGGTDTVIIREPPNHTVTTTEYWSQSYATTTTVTAPPGGTDTVIIREPPNHTVTTTEYWSQSFATTTTVTAPPGGTDTVIIYESMSSSKISISSDEISSIIPSFSRPHYVNSTTIESSSVNIPTSTDNDNVLLSSTTLFIESRTTTEMICSDDKGCSESSSSSGIVTNPDDSESSMVINTVHSTTTVSDLHSSTGGISATSSENSSESGVSISTDSSITTTHTSPNPLSTSMTSLTQMSTNPSVLVSESKVTFTSDGDNQSGSHGSQSTYLKSSMGVNSGSTTSTEIEIVTTSSTSILPPVAPSSTVLTTESTNTIEQPTRSPTISNTINESISTSQPIGGNGNNTSLTSSVPTVTTDASATANGEDNRTGSHGSSSTHLKSSMGENSESTTYTEIEVTTSSPTESSSPIAPSSTDATTESTNTIEQPSISLIVSSTIDESNTTSQPTPENGGNTSSTNSGPALTTGTSASMTINSEVVTSASNDQSHSNFATNDNIIVSNTPQTTLSQQAISSSPSTNTLIVSTYDGSGSIIQHSAWLYGLITVLSLFI